The genomic window CGCCAACGCCGGCACCGGCGAATCGGGCCTGGCCAACGCCACCCGCACCTGCGCCAAGCTGGCCGAGCTGGCTGGCGTGCCGGAAAACGCCGTGCTGCCGTACTCCACCGGGGTGATCGGCGAGCCGCTGCCGGTCGAGAAGATCGAAGCCGCGCTGCCCGCTGCGCTGGCCAACCTGTCCGTGGATAACTGGGCCGACGCCGCCGCCGGCATCATGACCACCGACACCCTGCCCAAGGGCGCCAGCCGCCAGTTCCAGCACGACGGCGTGACCATCACCGTCACCGGCATCAGCAAGGGCGCCGGCATGATCAAGCCGAACATGGCCACCATGCTGGGTTACATCGCCACCGACGCCAAGGTTGCCCAGGGCGTGCTGCAGGACCTGCTGCGCGACGCGGCGAACAAGTCCTTCAACCGCATCACCATCGACGGCGATACCTCCACCAACGACTGCTGCATGCTGATCGCCACCGGCCAGGCGGCGCTGCCGGAAATCACCTCCGCCAGCGGTGCGCTGTTCGCCGCGCTGAAGCAGGCCGTGCTGGAAGTCTCCATGGAACTGGCCCAGGCCATCGTCCGTGACGGCGAGGGCGCCACCAAGTTCGTCACCGTGCAGGTGAACGGCGGCGCAACACACCAGGAGTGCCTGGACGTCGGCTACGCCGTGTCCCACTCGCCGCTGATCAAGACCGCGCTGTTCGCCTCCGACCCGAACTGGGGCCGCATCCTCGCTGCCGTCGGCCGCGCCGGCGTGCCGGACCTGGACGTGAGCCTGATCGACGTGTACCTGGACGACGTCGCCATCGCCAGCCGCGGCGGCCGCGCCGCCAGCTACACCGAGGACCAGGGCGCCAGGGTCATGGCCCAGG from Pseudomonas sp. GCEP-101 includes these protein-coding regions:
- the argJ gene encoding bifunctional glutamate N-acetyltransferase/amino-acid acetyltransferase ArgJ, whose amino-acid sequence is MAVGLGPMSTLHPVPGFELGIASAGIKRPGRKDIVVMRCAEGSTVAGVFTTNAFCAAPVILARKRFLGPVRYLLTNTGNANAGTGESGLANATRTCAKLAELAGVPENAVLPYSTGVIGEPLPVEKIEAALPAALANLSVDNWADAAAGIMTTDTLPKGASRQFQHDGVTITVTGISKGAGMIKPNMATMLGYIATDAKVAQGVLQDLLRDAANKSFNRITIDGDTSTNDCCMLIATGQAALPEITSASGALFAALKQAVLEVSMELAQAIVRDGEGATKFVTVQVNGGATHQECLDVGYAVSHSPLIKTALFASDPNWGRILAAVGRAGVPDLDVSLIDVYLDDVAIASRGGRAASYTEDQGARVMAQEEITIRIDLGRGTCSETIWTTDLSHEYVKINAEYRT